The Polyangium aurulentum genomic interval GGCGTTCGGATCGACCGGCCCCGAGGCCGTCATCTCCTGAATCACGAACGAGGTGCGGCCGCTTTCGTCCTCGCCCAGGGCCTGCTCGATCCAGGCGAGGTCGCAGCGCTGGGCCGAGATCTCGACCGCGTAGCGGCCGTCACGGTCGCGGTCCTCGACCACGGCGCCCTCGCCGGTGCGCTCGTTGAAGACGATGACGAGCGCGCCCTCGAGGCAGGTGCCCGAGATCACCCACGTATCCGGCGCGTCGACGAGCGGCGACATGTCGTCGGGCCTGTCCGGCGGGGGGAGGGGCAAGGTCGGGCTCAAGCAGCCGGCGAGGAGCGCGAGCGGCAGGAGGGCGAGGCGGTGAAGCACCGGGCGGCGGCCCATCTCGCGACCTTCGTGCACGGGGCGTGCCCTGTGCGCCGGCATGATGGACCCTTGCAAATGCCGCGTTTGGTGGGCTGAAAGCCCGAGCGGGGCGTCAACTAGGTTGACAAGGTGCGCCCGTCGGTTTGCAGGATCTTGAGCGAGACGCGCTTCTTCGGGGCCGGCGTGGGCTCGGCCGCGGCGTCGTCCTCGAACAGCTCTCCGACGAGGTCGTAATCGGCCGCCTGCGTGATCCGGACGCGGCGGATCTGCCCCGCGCGGGCCTCGCCGCCGGACAGGTAGACCTGGCCGTCGATGTCCGGGGCCTGGCCGCGGTGGCGGCCCATGAGCACGTACTCGTGCTCGTCGCTCGTGCCCTCGACGAGGACCTCGAGCTCGCGGCCGATGAGCGCGGCGTTCTTCTTGTGCGCGATCTTCTTCTGAAGGCCCATGAGCTTGCGGTAGCGGCTCTGGGCCACGCGCGCGGGCACCTTGCCCTCCATCTCGGCGCTCGCCGAGGTCTCCTCGTCCGAGTAGCGGAAGACGCCCACCCGATCGAACTCGGCCCAGGTGACGAAGTCGGTCAGCTCCTTGAACTCCTCGTCGGTCTCGCCGGGGTGACCGACGATGAAGGCCGTGCGGAAGGTCAGATCGGGGACGTTCTCCTTCAGGCGCGTGACGAGGCGCCGCAGGCGCGCGCCTCCGTGTCCGCGGCGCATGCGCCGCAGCATGCCGTCCGCCGCGTGCTGGAGCGGCATGTCGATGTACGGAACGACGCGCGGGTGGTGCGCGAGCAGCTCGATGAGCGCGTCGTTCATGGTCTCGGGGTAGAGGTAGAAGATCCGCGTCCAGTGCACGCCGGGCACGTCGGCCACGCGCTGCACGAGATCGGCGAGCGCGGCCTTGTCCTCGCCCGACAGATCGCGGCCGTAGGCGATGGTGTCTTGCGAGACGAGGTTGATCTCCTTCACGCCCGCGGCGACGAGCCGCTCGACCTCGGCGACCACGTCGGCCACGGGGCGCGAGCGCTGCTTGCCGCGCAGGTCGGGGATGACGCAGAACGAGCAGGAGCGGTTGCAGCCCTCGGCGATCTTCACGTAGGCGCTGCCGCCCGGGGTCGAGATGGTGCGCGGATCCGAGGCGCGCACGACCCACTCGGCGGGGTTGCCGACGAGCATGCGCTCGGCCTTGCCTTGCAGGACGCTCTCGAGCTTGAGCATGTCGCTCGAGCCGAGGAAGTGGTCGACCTCGGGGATCTCGCGCGACAGCTCCTCGGGGTGGCGCTGCGACAGGCAGCCGGCGACGACGAGCTTCTTGCAGTGACCCTCTTCCTTGAGGCGCGCCATCTCGAAGATCGCGTCGATGCTCTCCTTCTTCGCCTCGCCGATGAAGCCGCAGGTGTTGATGACGATCACCTCGGCGTCCTCGGCGTCGGCCGTGTGGTCGTAGCCCGCGCGCCGCGCGACGCCGAGCATGACCTCCGAGTCCACGCGGTTCTTGGGGCAGCCGAGACTGACGAAATGAACTTTCTTACCCGACGACATCGATACTTCCTGCTTCTTCAAGAGCGCGCTGCGCGAGCCACGTCGATCCGCTTGACGAAGCGCTCGAACAAGTAGAGCGCGTCGTGCGGGCCGGCGGCCGCTTCGGGGTGATACTGGACGGAGAACGCGTCGAGCTCCGGCAGCTCGAGGCCCTCGCTGGTGCCGTCGTTCAGGTGCACGTGCGTCGTGCGCGCCTTGCCGGCGAGCGAGTCGAGGTCGACCGCGAAGCCGTGGTTCTGCGTGGTGATCTCCACGCGCCCGGTGTCGAGGTCCTTCACGGGCTGGTTGATGCCGCGGTGGCCGAACTTGAGCTTGTACGTGCGCGCCCCGACCGCGAGCGCGAGGATCTGGTGGCCGAGGCAGATGCCGAAGAGCGGCTTTTTCCCGACCAGCGCGCGCACGGTCTCGATCGCGTAGGAGACGGCCGCCGGATCGCCGGGGCCGTTGGAGACGAAGATGCCGTCGGGCGCGAGGTCGAGGATCTCGGCCGCGCTCGTGCGCGCGGGGACCACCGTGACGCGGCAGCCGACGTCGGCGAGCGAGCGCAGGATGTTGCGCTTGATCCCGAGGTCCATCACCACCACGTGCCGCTCGGCCGCGACCTCGGCCGCGAGCTGCGTGCCGAGCGCCCCCGAGCGCTCCGACCAGGCGTAGGGCTCGCGCGGCGTCACGCGCTCGACGAGATCGAGGCCCTCCATCGAGGGCGCTTCACGCGCGCGGCGCACGAGCTCCTCGGGGGAGCCCGTGCCGATCGCGCCGTTCTGCGCGCCGCGATCGCGGATGTGCCGGGTCAGCGCGCGCGTGTCGACGCCGCTGATGCCGACCACGCCGTGCCGCGCGAGGTAGGCGTCGAGCGTCTCGCTCGCGCGCCAGCTCGAGGCCATCGGCGACAGATCGCGCACGACGAATCCGGCGACGTGCGGGGCGCTCGTGACGCTCTCGTCGTCCTCGCCGTTGATCCCCGTGTTGCCGATCTGCGGCGCGGTCATGGTGACGATCTGGCCGCAGTACGAGGGGTCGGTGAGGACCTCTTGATAGCCGGTCATGCCGGTCGTGAACACGACCTCGCCGATGGACACACCCGTGGCGCCGAAGGCCGAGCCTTCGAAGGTGGTGCCGTCCGCGAGGCAAAGGTAGGCGCGTTCGCCGCTCAATTCGCACCTCGTTGGGAGGAAGTCGTCTCGGCCTCGTGCACGACGCGGCCGCCGGCCAGGGTCATGCGCACCGCGCCCGTGACCTCTTTGCCGAGGAAGGGAGTGTTCTTGCTCTTCGAGCGAAGCCGCTCGGGTGAAATGGTCCAACGGGCTGTTGGATCGATCAGGCAAAGCTCGCCGAGGGCGCCTTCGCGCAGGCTCGGTGCGGTGAGGCCCACGATGCGCGCGGGCGCGGCCGTGAGCGCGTCGACGAGGCGCCCGAGCGGCAAGGACTTGTCGCGCACGAGCGCGAGCAGCAGCGGCAGGACCAGCTCGAGGCCGATCATGCCGGGCGATGCCTCCGCGAACTCGCAGTCTTTCTCGAGCGGCGAGTGCGGGGCGTGATCGGTGGCGACGGCGTCGATGGTGCCGTCGGCGAGGGCCTCGCACAGGGCCGCGACGTCCTCGGCCTCGCGCAGGGGCGGGTTGACGCGGCAGGCGGTGTCGTAGCCGATCACGGCGGCGTCGGTGAGCGTGAGGTGGTGCGGCGTGACCTCGGCGGTGACCTTGATCCCGCGCGACTTGGCCTCGCGCAGGATGCGCACCGCGCCGCGCGAGGAGACGTGCGCGACGTGGTAGCGGGCGCCCGTGGCCTCGGCGAGGAGGATGTCGCGGGCGACGATGATGTCCTCGGCGACGCGGGGCCAGCCGCGCAGGCCGAGCTTCGTCGAGACGGCGCCTTCGTGCATGAGCGCGCCCTCGGTGAGGGCGTGATCCTCGGCGTGCTGGATGACGGGCAGGTCGAAGGTGGCGGCGTACTCGAGGGCGCGGCGCATGACGGCGCTCGAGGTGACGCAGCG includes:
- the carA gene encoding glutamine-hydrolyzing carbamoyl-phosphate synthase small subunit, yielding MSGERAYLCLADGTTFEGSAFGATGVSIGEVVFTTGMTGYQEVLTDPSYCGQIVTMTAPQIGNTGINGEDDESVTSAPHVAGFVVRDLSPMASSWRASETLDAYLARHGVVGISGVDTRALTRHIRDRGAQNGAIGTGSPEELVRRAREAPSMEGLDLVERVTPREPYAWSERSGALGTQLAAEVAAERHVVVMDLGIKRNILRSLADVGCRVTVVPARTSAAEILDLAPDGIFVSNGPGDPAAVSYAIETVRALVGKKPLFGICLGHQILALAVGARTYKLKFGHRGINQPVKDLDTGRVEITTQNHGFAVDLDSLAGKARTTHVHLNDGTSEGLELPELDAFSVQYHPEAAAGPHDALYLFERFVKRIDVARAARS
- the rimO gene encoding 30S ribosomal protein S12 methylthiotransferase RimO, whose amino-acid sequence is MSSGKKVHFVSLGCPKNRVDSEVMLGVARRAGYDHTADAEDAEVIVINTCGFIGEAKKESIDAIFEMARLKEEGHCKKLVVAGCLSQRHPEELSREIPEVDHFLGSSDMLKLESVLQGKAERMLVGNPAEWVVRASDPRTISTPGGSAYVKIAEGCNRSCSFCVIPDLRGKQRSRPVADVVAEVERLVAAGVKEINLVSQDTIAYGRDLSGEDKAALADLVQRVADVPGVHWTRIFYLYPETMNDALIELLAHHPRVVPYIDMPLQHAADGMLRRMRRGHGGARLRRLVTRLKENVPDLTFRTAFIVGHPGETDEEFKELTDFVTWAEFDRVGVFRYSDEETSASAEMEGKVPARVAQSRYRKLMGLQKKIAHKKNAALIGRELEVLVEGTSDEHEYVLMGRHRGQAPDIDGQVYLSGGEARAGQIRRVRITQAADYDLVGELFEDDAAAEPTPAPKKRVSLKILQTDGRTLST
- a CDS encoding dihydroorotase, whose protein sequence is MSGPASYDLLVFAAVRAIDPALGLDEVVDVVVEKGRIARVGRGAATAELRSAQGARVIEGEGLLLLPAFVDLHAHLREPGQEYKEDIASGLAAAAAGGFAHVCAMPNTRPVNDTRSITEAMIARARQIGGPALHPIGAITMGQKGAELTEMADLKDAGAVAVSDDGRCVTSSAVMRRALEYAATFDLPVIQHAEDHALTEGALMHEGAVSTKLGLRGWPRVAEDIIVARDILLAEATGARYHVAHVSSRGAVRILREAKSRGIKVTAEVTPHHLTLTDAAVIGYDTACRVNPPLREAEDVAALCEALADGTIDAVATDHAPHSPLEKDCEFAEASPGMIGLELVLPLLLALVRDKSLPLGRLVDALTAAPARIVGLTAPSLREGALGELCLIDPTARWTISPERLRSKSKNTPFLGKEVTGAVRMTLAGGRVVHEAETTSSQRGAN